The proteins below come from a single Balaenoptera acutorostrata chromosome 2, mBalAcu1.1, whole genome shotgun sequence genomic window:
- the LOC130707046 gene encoding 40S ribosomal protein S23-like: protein MTGDEDLEDMCTSGGVLGRGKCRGLRTARKLRSHRRDQKWHDKQYKKAHLGTALKANPFGGASHAKGIVLEKVGVEAKQPNSAIRKCVRVQLIKNGKKITAFVPNDGCLNFIEENDEVLVAGFGRKGHAVGDIPGVRFKVVKVANVSLLALYKGKKERPRS from the exons ATGACTGGGGACGAAGATCTGGAGGACATGTGCACGAGCGGTG GTGTCCTGGGCCGGGGCAAGTGTCGCGGTCTTCGTACTGCCAGGAAGCTCCGTAGCCACCGACGAGACCAAAAGTGGCATGATAAACAGTACAAGAAAGCCCATTTGGGCACAGCCCTGAAGGCCAACCCTTTTGGAGGTGCTTCTCATGCCAAGGGAATTGTGCTTGAAAAAGTAGGGGTTGAAGCCAAACAGCCAAATTCTGCCATCAGGAAGTGTGTCAGGGTTCAACTAATCAAGAATGGCAAAAAAATCACCGCCTTTGTACCCAATGATGgttgtttgaattttattgagGAAAATGATGAAGTTCTGGTTGCTGGATTTGGTCGCAAAGGTCATGCTGTTGGTGACATTCCTGGAGTCCGCTTTAAGGTTGTCAAAGTAGCCAATGTCTCTCTTTTGGCCTTATACAAAGGCAAGAAGGAAAGACCAAGATCATAA